The following nucleotide sequence is from Novosphingobium sp. KA1.
AAGCGCGGTAAGGGGGCGAGCCGCCTCGGGCATTGCGGGAGTTGTCGCGGGGTTCATGGCCGACAGGCTCATAACGTGCGTGTCACTTTGTTGAGATGGGGCGGATTGTCCGGGTTGCGGCCGCGCGCCAGCGACAGGGCATTGGCAAGACCGTAGAAGCTCTGGATCGCGGCGATGGCGCCCAGCACCGGGTGGACGTCGCTGCGTGAGGGCAGGGTCAGCGCGGCCGGGGCGATGTCCTCGGCCATGCCGGCGGCGATCACTCTGGCGCCGCGCGCGGCAAAGTCGTCCAGCCGCTCGCGCAGGCCGGTGCGGGCGACGTCGAGCGGGGCAAGCACCAGCACCGGATCGCCCGCGCCGACCAGCGTCATCGGCCCATGCGCGACTTCGGCGCTGCTGAAGGCCTCGGCATGGAGGCTGGAGGTTTCCTTGAGCTTGAGCGCGGCCTCGCCGGCGATCGGCAGGGTCGGGCCGCGGCCCAGCACCAGCATGTCGCCGGCATCCTTCAGCAGTTCGACCGCCTGGGTCCAGTCGGCCGCGGCGGCGGCTTCGAGAACCTCGCCCGCGGTCTCGAGCGCGGCGAGCAGGGCCGCGTCCTCGCTCCATTCGGCCACGAGATGGGTGAGCGCGACCAGCGTGCAGACAAAGCTCTTGGTGGCGGCCACGCTGGTTTCGGGCCCGGCGTGCACCGGAATGACGATCTCGGCGAGGTCGGCCAGCGGCGACTGCGCGTCGTTGACAACGGCGATCACCACCGCGCCCTGCGCCTTGGCATCTTCGGCGGCGGCGAGCAGGTCGGGGCTGCGGCCGGACTGCGAGATCGCGATCAGCGGGACCCCGGCAAAGCGCGGCGACGTGGCATGGTAGAGCGAGCCGACCGAAGGCGCGTGGCTCAGCGTGGGCACCCCGGCATGGGTCTCCAGCAGGAACTTGGCAAAGGCGGCGGCCTGATCGGAACTGCCACGGGCAAGGGTGGCGGCAAACGGCGGGGCCAGCGCGCGCAGGCGGCGACCGGCCTCGCGCACCAGTTCGGCATTGCGCTGCAATTGCTCGGAGCAGCGAAGCGGGGCCTCGCGGGCTTCCCGGGCCATCAGGGTCTCGCCCTCAGTGGCCTCCAGGTGCGTTTCTGGTGCGGTTAGGTCTGGCTTGGTCAGGGTCATATTGGGAAGATACCACTTTCGAATTGCGATACAAGTGGCATTAAAGTGGTTTTATTCCTCCTGACCTCATGATACCGGTTCGGTGTTCCGCAAGGGATGCCGGAGTCGCAAGCTGGGAGAAGCCGATGCTCAGGATCGAGATTGCCGCCACCGATGGCGCGGGCAGCGTCAAGGATAGCGTCAAGGGCGGGGTCAACGAGGATTGCGTGGGCCACCATGGCAATGCCGCCTGGGTGATCGACGGGGCGACCGGCGTTGGTCCCCGGTTGCTCGATGCGCCCAGCGATGCCAGCTGGCTGGCGCAAAAGGCCAATGGGCTGCTGGCCGAGGGGCTGGCGCAAAGCCCCGATATTCCGACCACCGAACTGCTGCGCCAGGTCATGCGCCAATGCGGCGAGGCTTTGCAGCGCGAGCAGACGGGGCCGCGCGCCGAGGCGCATGAGCACCCTTCGGCGGCCTTCGCGATGGTGCGGGTGATCGGCGGCGAGGCGGAGATCACGACGCTTGCCGATTGCCGCGTCATTGCAAATCAGGGGCAGGTTTTTGGCAGTTCGGCGCTCGACGCCATCGAGGCGCGCACGATTGCGGCCTTGCGGCAGATCCTCGCCGAAGAAGGCGAGATCTCGCCCGAGGCGTTCAAGGCGCGGCTGCTGCCGGGGCTTCTGGCCAATCGCCGGTTGATGAACCGCGCCGGTGGCTACTGGGTGCTGGGCACCGAGCCGCGCGCGGCGGATCATGTCTGGCAGGTGCGGTTCCCGGTCCGGCCGGGCGCGCGTTTCGCCCTGGCCAGTGACGGTTTCCTGCGCCTGTTCGAACTTTTCGATGCGGCCGAGCCCGCCGATCTGCTGGCCATTTCCGGGCAGCGGGACTGGGCGCATTGGCTGGCGCGGCTGCGCGAGCTGGAAAGCGCGCCGGAATCCCTGCGGCAATTCGCGCGGGTCAAGCGGCACGACGATGCCAGCCTTGTCATCTGTAGTTGGGAGAATGACGGCTGATGCTGGTCATGGGGTACATGAGCGGAACCTCGCTCGACGGCGTCGACGTGGCGCTGCTGGAAACCGATGGGGAACGGATCGCGGCCTTCGGGCCCGGGGCGATGACCGCCTATTCGGCGGCGGAGCGCGATGCGCTGGAAAAGGCCACGCGCGATGCGCTGGCCTGGAACGGCTATGGCGCAAGGCCGCATTCGTTCGCGCTGGCGGCCGAAGTGATCGAGGCGGCGCATCTGCGTGCCGGTGAACAGGTGATCGCACGGGCCGGGCGCAGGCCCGATCTGGTCGGTTTCCATGGGCAGACGCTGCTGCACCGGCCCGAGCGGCGGCTGTCCGTGCAGATCGGCGATCCGCAGGTCCTGGCCGATGCGCTGGGCGTTTCGGTGGTTGCGCAGATGCGGCAGGACGACCTGCTGGCGGGCGGGCAGGGCGCGCCGCTGGTGCCCGCCTATCATGCCGCGCTGGCGGAGCGGCTGGGTCTTGCGGGGCCGATCGCGTTCCTCAATCTCGGCGGCGTGGCGAACCTCACGTGGATCGGCGCGGACGGGTCGCTGGTGGCGTTCGACACCGGGCCGGGCAATGGCCTGATCGACCAGGTGGTGCAGGCGCGCGGGGCCGGTCGTTATGACGAGGGTGGGCGGATCGCGGCGGCGGGCACGGTCGACGCGGCGGTGCTGGCCATGCTGCTGGAGCACGAACATTTCCGGGGATCGGGTCCGAAGTCGCTTGACCGCTACGATTTTCCGCTCGAATGGGCGGGCGCCCGTTCGCTGGAAGATGCGGCGGCGACGCTGACGGCGTTCACGGCGGAAGCGGTGCGGGCGTCTCTGCGGTTGCTTCCGGCGGCCCCGAAAGTGTGGATTGTCTGCGGCGGCGGGAGCCACAATCCCACGCTGATGCAGGCGCTGCGCGCGCGTCTCGGCGATTGCCGGACGGCGGACGAGGTGGGCCTGCGCGGCGACTATGTCGAGGCCGAGGCGATGGCCTTCCTGGCGGCGCGCAGCCTGCGCGGATTGCCGCTGACCTATCCCGGCACCACCGGGGTCGGGCGCCCCCTCACCGGCGGCGCGATCTGGCGGCCGGACGCGGCTCTGGCCGGAGTGGTCTGAGGGGGCCTCCAGAAAACTACGACCAATAAAATACCAGCGCTTTACATATCTCATACAGGTATGCATGGTGCGAAAATGTGCCGGAGCAACGAACTCCGGCGCCAGGGAAACGACAATGAGGAAGTCAAAAATGGTTAAGTTTCAAAGGACCATGGTCGCCACCACAGCGCTGGCGATTGCCCTGTCGCAAGGCACGGCGTTCGCACAGTCCGCCGATTCCGCCCCCGCCGACGATACCAGCGCCGCTGCCGAAATCGTCGTCACCGGCACCCGCATCCCGGTGGCCGGCCTGACTTCCAGCAGCCCTGTCGTTTCCACCGGCGAGCAGCAGATCAAGCTGCAGGCGGCGCTGACGGTGGAGGACTTCTCCACCAAGCTGCCCCAGCTTTCCGGCGGTGTCCGCCAGGGTTCGCAGGGCAGCGACGCCTTCGGCGCCCAGGTTCTCGAACTGCGCAACTTCGGCCAGAGCCGCTCGCTCGTGCTCATCGACGGCACCCGCGCGACTCCGTTCAGCTTCCGTAACTCGGCCGACGTCAACTCGATCCCCGCCTCGCTGATCAAGCGGGTCGACGTGCTGACCGGCGGCGCTGCCGCGGTCTACGGCGCCGACGCGGTGGCCGGTGTCGTCAACTTCATCCTCAACGACGATTTCGAAGGCATGCGCGGCACCGCGACGAGCCGCCTGTCCGAACATGGCGGCGCGCAGTACGGCGGTTCGCTGATGGTCGGCACCGGCCTTGGCGATCGCGGCCACATCGTCATCGCCGCCGACTACACCCAGCGCGACCTCATCCGCGCCGGCCAGCGCGACTGGGCGGAAACCCCGAACCAGACGATTCCCAGCATCGGCGGCGTCTTCACCGACGTGGCGAGCGGTCGCAAGTTCGGCTTCACCGACAGCGGCGCGTTCACCACCAACCCGTCCGCCACCTCGAACATCTCGAACCGCTATCCGCTGGTCTCGCCGCTCAAGCGCATCAATGCCGCGGCGCTGTTCAAATACGAGATCACCCCGCAGATCGAGGCCTATGGCCGCGTGATGTACAACAATTCGCGCACCGAGGAGACCGGTACCCCCGGCGCCACCCCGGTTTCGGTGAACCGCACCGTCTCGATCAGCGAGAGCAACCCCTACCTCACCGACGACATCCGCAACCAGCTGACCTTCGTCAACGGCGCGGCGCAGGTGAACGTCTCGCGCTCGCTGGCCGAACTCGGCCTCATCAACTACGAGACCGAGCGTAACACCCTGCAGGTCCAGACCGGCCTACGCGGCCCGCTGACCGGCGCCACCAAGTGGAACGTCTACGCCCAGTACGGCCGCTCGACCGAGCACACGCTGATCACCGGCGACGGCCTCGTCACCAGCTCGACGGGCGCCAACAAGTTCGATTCCATCGTCAACAGCGTCAACATCTTCGGCCCCAACCAGAGCGGGATCGCCGAAGCGCTGGGCAGCTCGATCGAAGGTTTCGACCGCAAGCGCGACCAGTTCGTGACGGCGGCGACCTTGAGCGGCACGCTGGAAGAGCTGTTCTCGCTGCCCGCCGGCCCGATCGGCTT
It contains:
- a CDS encoding SIS domain-containing protein, producing the protein MTLTKPDLTAPETHLEATEGETLMAREAREAPLRCSEQLQRNAELVREAGRRLRALAPPFAATLARGSSDQAAAFAKFLLETHAGVPTLSHAPSVGSLYHATSPRFAGVPLIAISQSGRSPDLLAAAEDAKAQGAVVIAVVNDAQSPLADLAEIVIPVHAGPETSVAATKSFVCTLVALTHLVAEWSEDAALLAALETAGEVLEAAAAADWTQAVELLKDAGDMLVLGRGPTLPIAGEAALKLKETSSLHAEAFSSAEVAHGPMTLVGAGDPVLVLAPLDVARTGLRERLDDFAARGARVIAAGMAEDIAPAALTLPSRSDVHPVLGAIAAIQSFYGLANALSLARGRNPDNPPHLNKVTRTL
- a CDS encoding anhydro-N-acetylmuramic acid kinase, which codes for MLVMGYMSGTSLDGVDVALLETDGERIAAFGPGAMTAYSAAERDALEKATRDALAWNGYGARPHSFALAAEVIEAAHLRAGEQVIARAGRRPDLVGFHGQTLLHRPERRLSVQIGDPQVLADALGVSVVAQMRQDDLLAGGQGAPLVPAYHAALAERLGLAGPIAFLNLGGVANLTWIGADGSLVAFDTGPGNGLIDQVVQARGAGRYDEGGRIAAAGTVDAAVLAMLLEHEHFRGSGPKSLDRYDFPLEWAGARSLEDAAATLTAFTAEAVRASLRLLPAAPKVWIVCGGGSHNPTLMQALRARLGDCRTADEVGLRGDYVEAEAMAFLAARSLRGLPLTYPGTTGVGRPLTGGAIWRPDAALAGVV
- a CDS encoding TonB-dependent receptor domain-containing protein, whose amino-acid sequence is MVKFQRTMVATTALAIALSQGTAFAQSADSAPADDTSAAAEIVVTGTRIPVAGLTSSSPVVSTGEQQIKLQAALTVEDFSTKLPQLSGGVRQGSQGSDAFGAQVLELRNFGQSRSLVLIDGTRATPFSFRNSADVNSIPASLIKRVDVLTGGAAAVYGADAVAGVVNFILNDDFEGMRGTATSRLSEHGGAQYGGSLMVGTGLGDRGHIVIAADYTQRDLIRAGQRDWAETPNQTIPSIGGVFTDVASGRKFGFTDSGAFTTNPSATSNISNRYPLVSPLKRINAAALFKYEITPQIEAYGRVMYNNSRTEETGTPGATPVSVNRTVSISESNPYLTDDIRNQLTFVNGAAQVNVSRSLAELGLINYETERNTLQVQTGLRGPLTGATKWNVYAQYGRSTEHTLITGDGLVTSSTGANKFDSIVNSVNIFGPNQSGIAEALGSSIEGFDRKRDQFVTAATLSGTLEELFSLPAGPIGFAVGLEYRRETASINQDTALLTGNTYRQGVQSAYSGDFDVKELYGEVLVPVLRDLPLIRKLDVGGAYRLSDYNMFGTHGTWKVEGNWEVDGNLRLRGTYQRVLRTPNFGEFAAGMSSLPFSSLVTVDRLKPRYGGDPCVLGTGDAAQCARFGAPAVGSANSTSASYLTGNYYYGGNPDIKPETGYTTTLGAVFTPRFLPGLNVTVDWYELDLRGAVGVIQPIAAITSCYVTNPTASNPLCSLVTRNADGTFKDAYVNNQNLGRLLQRGFDISASYTLHPAFLPGEGLRLSYQGNIVTSYLIQANSTVSAVQCKGTFGATCSSDGTTLVQPDYRHTAGLSWLFDKGVIQFDWQRIGKVKSSTVGSTETISAQNTFDLSASYEFTDAITFSAGIYNLFDKNPPYVSTGGVFNTFPDTYDILGRTIGFSLTAHI